The Flavobacterium sp. HJ-32-4 genome contains a region encoding:
- a CDS encoding CoA transferase subunit A translates to MINKKVDNVTQALQGIGDGMTIMLGGFGLCGIPENSIAELVKMGVSGLTCISNNAGVDDFGLGLLLQKKQIKKMISSYVGENAEFERQMLSGELEVELTPQGTLAEKCRAAQAGIPAFYTPAGFGTEVAEGKESREFNGKMHILEHAYKADFSIVKAWKGDEAGNLVFKGTARNFNAPMAGAAKITIAEVEELLPVGSLDPNEIHIPGIMVQRIFKGERFEKRIEQRTVRKK, encoded by the coding sequence ATGATCAACAAGAAAGTAGACAATGTCACCCAGGCGCTGCAAGGCATTGGGGACGGCATGACCATTATGCTCGGGGGCTTCGGGCTGTGTGGGATTCCCGAAAACAGCATCGCCGAACTGGTGAAGATGGGCGTCAGCGGCCTGACCTGTATTTCCAATAATGCAGGCGTCGATGATTTCGGTCTCGGACTCCTCCTCCAGAAAAAACAAATCAAGAAAATGATCTCGTCTTACGTGGGCGAGAACGCCGAATTCGAACGCCAGATGTTGTCGGGTGAACTCGAAGTCGAATTAACGCCCCAGGGCACACTCGCTGAGAAATGCCGCGCGGCACAGGCCGGTATTCCCGCCTTTTACACGCCGGCCGGTTTTGGAACGGAAGTGGCGGAAGGCAAAGAATCGCGCGAATTCAACGGGAAGATGCACATCCTCGAACATGCCTACAAGGCCGACTTTTCGATTGTAAAAGCGTGGAAAGGGGATGAAGCCGGTAACCTGGTCTTCAAAGGAACCGCCCGCAATTTCAACGCACCGATGGCGGGTGCCGCCAAAATCACGATCGCGGAAGTCGAGGAATTGTTGCCGGTGGGCAGCCTTGACCCGAACGAGATCCACATTCCTGGCATTATGGTGCAGCGGATCTTCAAAGGCGAACGATTTGAAAAACGCATCGAACAACGAACCGTAAGAAAGAAATAA
- a CDS encoding penicillin-binding protein 1A translates to MAVQKVKEKLNQVKTSVKKERTLAEFNRLFWKFFGGFAAFIVLLFLFASWGLLGHMPSFEQLENPESNLATEIISSDGVVIGTFAIENRTPVKYKDLPPHLVKTLLATEDERFYEHSGIDGRGTLRAVTSLGTSGGASTLTQQLAKMLFHGEGSRNPVLRGIQKIKEWIIAVRLERQYTKNEIIAMYFNEYDFGYYAVGIRSAAKTYFNKEPKDLSLDESAMLVGMFKNSSLYNPIRNPEGVKNRRDVVLGQMEKAKVITASQRAQLKALPIKLDFHLQTHKDGTATYFREYLRDFMKKWAQENKKPDGSDYDIYRDGLKIYVTIDSRMQTYAEEAVEAHLKNLQEEFDSQQKDNKNAPFRNLNDAETDKLMSRARKSSERWRHMKEDLGKSEDEITASFNRKTKMTVFSWKGERDTIMTPNDSIRYYKSFLQTGLMSMDPANGDVKAWVGGINYKHFQYDHVAQGARQVGSTFKPFVYATAIEQLGLSPCDSILDSPHTIPVGRHHVTATWTPSNSNGEYRGMVTLKKALALSINTVSAKLIDRTGPEAVVEMTHKLGVHSEIPAQPSIALGAVEITVEDMVAAYGTFANEGVYVKPQVIARIEDKNGVVLYKPARETHDVLSKDVAYAVIKLLEGVTESGSGARLRTQGGGNGYNRVTGYPYVFTNPIAGKTGTTQNQSDGWFMGMVPNLVTGVWVGNEDRAAHFKGITYGQGATAALPIWAMYMKKCYGDDELQVSREPFKRPAGLAIKVDCYERAKEVDTTDTEGGETVAPETQEQDTEEFKF, encoded by the coding sequence ATGGCAGTACAGAAAGTCAAAGAAAAACTCAACCAGGTCAAGACCTCGGTGAAGAAAGAACGGACGTTGGCCGAGTTCAACCGTCTGTTCTGGAAATTCTTCGGCGGTTTTGCCGCTTTCATCGTATTACTGTTTTTATTCGCGTCATGGGGTCTTCTGGGTCACATGCCGTCGTTCGAACAACTTGAGAATCCGGAGTCGAACCTGGCAACCGAAATCATTTCATCGGACGGTGTCGTCATCGGAACCTTTGCCATTGAAAACCGTACACCGGTCAAATACAAAGACCTGCCGCCGCATTTGGTGAAGACACTTTTGGCCACGGAGGATGAGCGCTTCTACGAGCATTCGGGAATCGACGGACGGGGCACCCTGCGTGCCGTCACCTCACTCGGAACCTCCGGAGGGGCGAGTACACTGACACAACAGTTGGCGAAAATGCTCTTCCACGGGGAAGGGTCACGCAATCCGGTCCTGCGGGGTATTCAGAAAATCAAGGAATGGATCATCGCCGTTCGTCTTGAGCGCCAGTATACCAAAAATGAAATCATCGCGATGTATTTCAACGAGTACGATTTCGGTTACTATGCCGTGGGCATCCGCTCGGCCGCGAAAACCTACTTCAACAAAGAGCCAAAAGACCTTTCCCTCGATGAGTCGGCCATGTTGGTGGGGATGTTTAAGAATTCCTCCCTCTACAATCCCATCCGTAACCCGGAAGGCGTAAAAAACCGCCGCGACGTGGTTTTGGGGCAGATGGAAAAAGCGAAGGTTATCACGGCGTCACAACGCGCCCAACTGAAGGCGCTTCCCATCAAGCTCGATTTCCATTTACAGACGCATAAGGATGGTACGGCGACCTATTTCCGCGAGTATCTCCGCGACTTCATGAAGAAATGGGCGCAGGAAAACAAAAAACCGGATGGAAGCGACTACGATATTTACCGTGACGGACTCAAGATCTACGTAACCATCGATTCGCGCATGCAGACGTATGCCGAGGAGGCCGTCGAAGCGCACTTGAAGAACCTGCAGGAAGAATTCGATTCGCAGCAGAAAGACAACAAAAATGCGCCGTTCCGCAACCTCAATGATGCGGAAACAGACAAACTCATGTCGCGTGCCCGAAAAAGCTCCGAAAGATGGCGCCACATGAAGGAAGACCTCGGAAAATCGGAAGACGAAATCACCGCCTCCTTCAACCGCAAGACGAAAATGACCGTCTTTTCCTGGAAGGGCGAGCGCGATACGATCATGACACCGAATGATTCGATCCGCTACTACAAAAGCTTCCTGCAAACCGGCCTGATGTCAATGGACCCGGCCAACGGTGACGTAAAAGCATGGGTGGGCGGTATCAACTACAAACACTTCCAATACGATCACGTAGCACAAGGTGCGCGGCAGGTGGGTTCGACGTTTAAGCCGTTTGTATATGCAACGGCCATCGAACAACTCGGACTGTCACCCTGCGACAGCATACTCGATTCGCCCCACACCATCCCGGTAGGCCGTCACCACGTAACGGCCACCTGGACACCGAGTAACTCCAACGGCGAATACCGCGGCATGGTGACGCTTAAAAAGGCACTGGCGCTTTCCATCAATACCGTATCGGCCAAACTCATCGACCGCACAGGTCCGGAGGCCGTCGTGGAAATGACCCACAAACTGGGCGTACACAGCGAGATTCCGGCCCAGCCGTCGATCGCCCTCGGCGCGGTGGAAATTACGGTTGAAGACATGGTAGCGGCCTATGGCACGTTTGCCAATGAAGGTGTCTATGTCAAACCACAGGTAATCGCCCGCATCGAAGATAAAAATGGTGTCGTCCTTTACAAGCCGGCTCGTGAAACCCACGATGTGCTAAGCAAAGACGTGGCCTATGCCGTCATCAAACTGTTGGAAGGGGTAACCGAATCGGGTTCAGGCGCCCGCCTGCGCACACAGGGCGGCGGAAATGGCTACAACCGGGTTACAGGCTATCCGTACGTCTTTACCAACCCGATTGCGGGTAAAACGGGAACGACACAGAACCAGTCAGACGGTTGGTTCATGGGTATGGTGCCCAACCTCGTCACCGGCGTTTGGGTCGGCAACGAAGACCGCGCGGCGCATTTCAAAGGAATTACCTACGGACAGGGCGCTACGGCGGCACTTCCGATTTGGGCGATGTATATGAAAAAATGCTACGGCGACGATGAATTGCAAGTGTCGCGGGAACCGTTCAAACGACCGGCCGGCCTCGCGATCAAAGTCGATTGCTACGAACGCGCCAAGGAAGTCGACACCACCGATACAGAAGGCGGCGAAACCGTCGCGCCTGAGACCCAGGAGCAAGACACGGAAGAATTCAAGTTTTAG
- a CDS encoding gliding motility lipoprotein GldH: MNLRISLVLMVLATMFVSCDDTRFFDEYKSVGTAWHKDSVVTFNVRQDDTTHPYNLFVNIRDNDDYKFSNLFLIVAMQQPDGLTHVDTLEYPMANPDGTLMGDGFSSIKENKLYYKEKVRFPLKGEYKFSIRQAVRPTGKVDGVTELEGITEVGLRIESIK, encoded by the coding sequence ATGAACCTAAGAATTAGCCTTGTCTTGATGGTGCTCGCCACGATGTTCGTATCGTGCGATGATACCCGTTTTTTCGACGAGTATAAGTCGGTCGGAACGGCCTGGCACAAAGACTCGGTCGTCACCTTCAACGTCAGGCAGGACGACACAACGCATCCCTACAACCTGTTCGTGAACATCCGCGACAACGACGACTATAAATTCAGCAACCTGTTCCTGATTGTAGCGATGCAACAACCCGACGGGCTGACCCATGTGGATACACTCGAGTACCCAATGGCGAATCCGGATGGGACGCTCATGGGTGATGGCTTCTCAAGCATCAAGGAAAACAAGTTGTATTACAAGGAAAAAGTGCGTTTCCCATTAAAAGGAGAGTATAAATTCAGCATCCGGCAGGCGGTGCGTCCCACAGGAAAGGTAGACGGCGTCACCGAACTTGAGGGCATCACCGAAGTAGGCCTACGGATCGAATCGATCAAATGA
- a CDS encoding regulatory iron-sulfur-containing complex subunit RicT has translation MACASCSTSGGDAPKGCQNKGACGTDSCNKLAVFDWLSNMTLPGGHEPFNGVEIRFKNGRKEFYRNTEKLSLSMGDIVATEAHPGHDIGIVSLTGELVKMQMKRKGVKPDAPDLPKIYRKASQRDIDIWAAAREKEEPMKVRAREIAIYLKLQMKLSDIEFQGDGSKATFYYTAEDRVDFRQLIKEYAREFSIRIEMRQVGFRQEASRLGGIGSCGRELCCSTWLTDFRSVNTSAARYQQLSLNPQKLAGQCGKLKCCLNYELDTYMDALKGFPDSETRLYTEKGEAVCQKQDIFKGLMWFAYTDNFANWHVLRIEQVKEIIEENKQKRKVSSLEDYAEDLSPTPEKVFSNPVGQESLTRFDQPRRKKRPNKKKGSGPEGAVVATERKEPRPPKPQQQSRPQGERPQNNRPPQAQAGNPTEKNDNPNRNRDGRNRNRNNRRKNNNRGDEPKN, from the coding sequence ATGGCATGTGCTAGTTGCTCAACCTCCGGCGGTGACGCGCCCAAAGGTTGCCAGAATAAAGGGGCCTGTGGCACCGACAGTTGCAACAAACTGGCGGTCTTCGACTGGCTTTCGAATATGACCCTTCCGGGCGGACATGAGCCGTTCAACGGCGTGGAAATCCGCTTCAAGAACGGGCGGAAGGAATTCTACCGAAATACCGAAAAACTAAGTCTTTCTATGGGTGATATCGTGGCTACGGAGGCACATCCGGGGCACGACATCGGCATCGTATCGCTGACAGGGGAACTGGTCAAGATGCAGATGAAACGCAAAGGTGTGAAGCCTGATGCACCCGACCTTCCCAAAATTTACCGGAAAGCATCCCAACGGGATATCGATATCTGGGCCGCGGCGCGCGAGAAAGAAGAACCGATGAAAGTGAGGGCCCGTGAGATTGCGATCTACCTGAAACTTCAGATGAAACTTTCGGACATCGAGTTCCAGGGAGACGGATCGAAAGCGACGTTCTATTATACCGCGGAAGACCGTGTCGATTTCCGGCAACTCATCAAAGAATACGCCCGTGAATTCAGCATCCGAATCGAAATGCGCCAGGTGGGTTTCCGTCAGGAAGCTTCGCGTTTGGGCGGCATCGGATCGTGCGGACGCGAACTTTGTTGCTCGACCTGGCTGACCGATTTCCGTAGCGTGAATACGTCGGCGGCGCGCTACCAGCAATTGTCGTTGAACCCACAAAAACTGGCCGGTCAGTGTGGGAAGCTGAAATGCTGCCTGAATTATGAGCTCGACACCTATATGGATGCGCTCAAAGGCTTCCCGGATTCGGAGACAAGACTTTACACCGAAAAAGGAGAGGCCGTGTGCCAGAAACAAGACATCTTCAAAGGGCTTATGTGGTTTGCCTATACCGATAATTTCGCCAACTGGCATGTGCTGCGGATTGAGCAGGTGAAAGAAATTATCGAGGAGAACAAACAGAAACGGAAGGTTTCGTCGTTAGAGGACTATGCCGAAGACCTTTCACCAACGCCGGAGAAGGTGTTCAGCAACCCCGTCGGACAGGAAAGCCTGACGCGTTTTGACCAGCCGCGCCGCAAAAAACGCCCGAACAAGAAAAAAGGATCGGGACCTGAAGGGGCAGTAGTTGCAACGGAGCGTAAGGAACCCCGTCCGCCGAAGCCGCAACAACAAAGCCGGCCACAGGGAGAACGGCCACAAAACAACCGTCCGCCCCAGGCACAGGCTGGAAATCCGACCGAGAAGAATGACAACCCGAACCGTAACCGCGACGGACGTAACCGCAACCGAAACAACCGCAGGAAGAACAACAACCGTGGTGATGAACCTAAGAATTAG
- a CDS encoding ferredoxin, producing MTTVTLQRAKCIGCNYCEEMAPELFRMSRKDGKSTLLHAHDAKGFHTVRLSGEDPAEKALRAAQACPVKIISVRTK from the coding sequence ATGACGACTGTCACGCTGCAGCGCGCGAAGTGCATTGGCTGTAATTATTGCGAGGAAATGGCGCCCGAGCTTTTCCGCATGTCGCGCAAAGACGGAAAGTCGACGCTGTTGCACGCACACGATGCCAAAGGCTTCCATACCGTTCGGCTTTCGGGCGAGGATCCTGCTGAGAAAGCGCTTCGGGCCGCACAGGCGTGTCCGGTTAAGATCATTAGCGTCCGCACGAAGTAG
- a CDS encoding U32 family peptidase, translating into MNRMELMAPAGDFESLQAALDNGADSVYFGIDQLNMRARSTANFAIDDLTEIVRRCEAKGVRSYLTLNTIIYDHDVSVVKTILAEAKQAGVTAVIASDQAVIASARSFGMEVHISTQLNVTNFETVKFYSLFADTIVLSRELSLRQVAAITAQIEKEQLKGPSERLVEIEIFGHGALCMAVSGKCYLSLHSHNSSANRGACKQNCRKKYTVIDQESGFEIEIDNEYMMSPKDLCTVDFLDQVAAAGVRVLKIEGRGRAPEYVATVTRVYREALDSLHDGTFSAEKKEAWMEALTTVYNRGFWSGYYLGQKLGEWSPVSGSAATQRKVYIGKGHHFYPKASVGTFRVEAYDLRAGDRVLVTGPTTGAKEHVVESIFVDDRPEDKAVKGDLVALRLPFRIRPSDKLYKIVANP; encoded by the coding sequence ATGAACAGGATGGAACTTATGGCTCCTGCCGGCGATTTCGAGTCGCTGCAGGCCGCGCTCGACAATGGCGCTGATTCGGTTTATTTCGGTATCGACCAATTAAATATGCGGGCCCGATCGACCGCCAATTTCGCAATAGACGACCTAACGGAAATTGTAAGGCGTTGTGAAGCCAAAGGAGTTCGCAGCTACCTCACGCTCAACACCATTATTTACGACCACGATGTTTCGGTGGTGAAAACGATACTGGCTGAGGCGAAACAAGCTGGCGTCACAGCCGTCATCGCGTCAGACCAGGCGGTGATTGCCTCGGCGCGCAGTTTCGGGATGGAAGTCCATATTTCAACGCAGCTCAACGTCACGAATTTCGAAACGGTCAAGTTCTATAGCCTTTTCGCCGATACCATCGTCTTGAGCCGCGAACTCAGCCTTCGCCAGGTAGCCGCCATCACCGCACAGATCGAGAAAGAACAACTCAAAGGTCCGTCCGAACGTCTTGTCGAAATCGAAATTTTTGGCCACGGCGCGTTGTGCATGGCCGTTTCCGGCAAGTGTTACCTGAGTCTCCACTCGCACAATTCCTCGGCCAACCGCGGTGCGTGTAAGCAAAACTGCCGTAAGAAATACACCGTAATCGACCAGGAATCGGGTTTCGAGATCGAAATCGACAACGAATACATGATGTCGCCCAAAGACCTGTGCACGGTTGATTTCCTCGACCAGGTAGCCGCAGCAGGTGTTCGTGTACTCAAGATTGAAGGCCGCGGTCGTGCACCTGAGTATGTAGCGACCGTTACCCGGGTGTATCGCGAAGCACTCGACAGCCTGCACGACGGCACCTTCTCAGCCGAAAAGAAAGAAGCCTGGATGGAAGCGCTGACGACCGTCTACAACCGGGGGTTTTGGTCGGGGTATTACCTCGGTCAGAAGCTCGGCGAGTGGAGTCCGGTTTCGGGTTCCGCTGCTACCCAACGAAAGGTGTACATCGGAAAAGGGCATCATTTTTATCCGAAGGCATCTGTGGGTACGTTTCGTGTCGAAGCCTATGACCTCCGCGCGGGCGACCGGGTGCTGGTGACCGGCCCCACGACTGGCGCGAAGGAACATGTCGTGGAGTCTATTTTTGTAGACGACCGCCCCGAAGACAAGGCCGTGAAAGGCGATTTGGTAGCGCTTCGGCTGCCGTTTCGCATCCGCCCTTCCGACAAACTCTATAAAATCGTGGCCAACCCATGA
- a CDS encoding rhodanese-related sulfurtransferase yields the protein MQLYNTLSAEERAAMIDDAGKQRLTLSFYAYAKIEDPKQFRDALFLAWDPLEVLGRIYVAHEGINAQLSVPADHFYEFRDTLEAYDFMKGIRLNIAVEQDDHSFLKLTIKVRDKIVADGLNDETFDVTAKGIHLKASEFNAMMDNPDTIVVDMRNHYESEIGHFVGAIKPDVDTFRESLPIIEEQLAEHKKGKNLLMYCTGGIRCEKASAYFRHKGFENVYQLEGGIIEYTRQVKTEGLESKFIGKNFVFDHRLGERITDDIVSSCHQCGKPCDTHTNCANEACHLLFIQCEECAANMEGCCSTACAEVIHLPEAEQKAMRRGLKNGNMIFKKGKSEVLTYRNVPQQAVAEAPVRNPRTKVVERPRIRKVLLGRGVHFFPKPSIGQFRLEEGSLNTGDDILITGPTTGELHLTVAEMFVNDAPATQAVPGDLVSFKVPSRIRLSDKLYRVVPSEA from the coding sequence ATGCAACTGTACAACACGTTAAGCGCAGAGGAAAGGGCCGCCATGATAGACGATGCCGGCAAGCAGCGACTCACGCTGTCTTTCTATGCGTATGCCAAAATCGAAGATCCGAAACAATTCCGCGATGCGCTGTTCCTGGCCTGGGATCCGCTTGAAGTGCTGGGCCGCATCTATGTCGCCCACGAAGGGATAAACGCCCAATTGTCGGTGCCGGCCGATCATTTTTACGAATTCCGCGACACGCTCGAGGCCTACGACTTCATGAAGGGCATCCGCCTTAATATCGCCGTCGAACAAGACGACCATTCGTTCCTGAAGCTGACCATCAAGGTGCGCGACAAGATCGTGGCCGACGGATTAAACGACGAAACCTTCGACGTGACCGCAAAAGGCATCCACCTGAAAGCGTCGGAATTCAATGCGATGATGGACAATCCGGATACCATCGTGGTCGACATGCGCAACCATTATGAAAGCGAAATCGGGCATTTTGTGGGCGCCATCAAACCGGATGTGGACACCTTTCGCGAATCGCTTCCTATCATAGAAGAACAACTCGCCGAACATAAAAAAGGCAAGAACCTGCTGATGTACTGCACCGGCGGCATCCGATGTGAGAAGGCTTCGGCTTATTTCCGCCACAAAGGCTTCGAGAATGTCTACCAGTTGGAAGGCGGGATTATCGAATATACGCGCCAGGTCAAGACAGAAGGACTCGAAAGTAAATTCATAGGGAAGAACTTCGTGTTCGACCACCGTTTAGGCGAACGCATCACAGACGACATTGTTTCCAGTTGCCATCAATGCGGAAAACCCTGCGACACCCATACCAATTGCGCCAATGAGGCCTGCCACCTGCTTTTCATCCAGTGTGAGGAGTGCGCCGCCAATATGGAAGGCTGCTGTTCGACCGCCTGCGCGGAGGTCATCCACCTGCCGGAGGCGGAGCAGAAAGCGATGCGTCGCGGACTCAAGAATGGCAATATGATTTTCAAGAAAGGAAAATCGGAAGTGTTGACCTACCGGAATGTTCCGCAACAGGCAGTGGCAGAGGCGCCGGTTCGCAATCCGCGGACGAAGGTAGTCGAACGGCCACGTATACGGAAGGTATTGCTCGGACGAGGTGTCCACTTTTTCCCGAAACCGTCCATCGGGCAGTTTCGCTTAGAGGAGGGGTCATTGAACACCGGTGACGACATCCTGATTACAGGCCCAACCACGGGCGAACTGCATCTGACCGTCGCTGAGATGTTCGTAAACGATGCCCCGGCCACCCAAGCCGTTCCGGGTGATTTGGTGAGCTTCAAAGTGCCGTCGCGCATCCGACTTTCCGACAAGTTGTATCGGGTGGTTCCGTCAGAAGCCTAA
- a CDS encoding PfkB family carbohydrate kinase, with product MNKLLIVGTVAFDAIETPFGKTDKILGGAGTYIGLSASFFNVSSAIVSVVGDDFPQEYLDLMTARNIDISGIEIVKGGKTFFWAGKYHNDLNSRDTLVTELNTLADFNPVVPENFKDADVVMLGNLHPNIQIGVLDQLTAQPKLVVLDTMNFWMDCALPELKEVMKRIDVITINDEEARQLSGEYSLVKAAAKIHEMGPKYVVIKKGEHGALLFHGKDIFFAPALPLEDVFDPTGAGDTFAGGFAGYIAQSENVSFDNMKNAIIYGSNLASFCVEKFGTERMEKLEKQEVNDRLRQFKALTQFEITT from the coding sequence ATGAACAAACTCCTTATCGTCGGAACCGTAGCTTTTGACGCGATCGAAACGCCTTTCGGAAAGACGGATAAAATCCTGGGTGGCGCCGGTACGTACATCGGACTGTCGGCCTCTTTTTTCAACGTATCCTCTGCCATCGTATCGGTGGTGGGCGACGACTTCCCGCAAGAATATCTTGACCTGATGACGGCGCGTAACATCGACATCTCGGGAATCGAAATCGTCAAGGGCGGTAAAACGTTCTTCTGGGCCGGAAAGTACCACAACGACCTGAACTCACGCGATACCCTCGTGACCGAGCTCAATACGTTGGCCGACTTCAACCCGGTTGTGCCCGAGAATTTCAAGGACGCGGACGTGGTGATGCTGGGGAACCTGCATCCGAATATACAAATAGGTGTACTCGACCAATTGACCGCCCAGCCGAAACTCGTCGTGCTTGATACGATGAATTTCTGGATGGACTGCGCGCTTCCGGAACTGAAAGAAGTAATGAAGCGCATCGACGTCATCACCATCAACGACGAGGAAGCCCGCCAACTCTCTGGGGAATATTCGCTGGTGAAGGCCGCGGCCAAAATCCATGAGATGGGACCAAAATATGTCGTCATCAAGAAAGGCGAACACGGCGCGTTGTTGTTCCACGGAAAAGACATCTTCTTCGCTCCGGCCCTGCCGCTGGAAGACGTATTTGACCCAACCGGGGCCGGTGATACCTTCGCGGGTGGTTTTGCAGGCTACATCGCACAGAGTGAGAACGTCTCGTTTGACAATATGAAAAATGCCATCATCTATGGCTCGAACCTTGCGTCGTTCTGTGTCGAGAAGTTCGGCACCGAGCGAATGGAAAAACTCGAAAAACAGGAGGTGAACGACCGGCTGCGACAGTTCAAAGCCCTCACCCAATTCGAGATTACGACCTAA
- a CDS encoding amidophosphoribosyltransferase, whose protein sequence is MSDSIKHECGIALLRLKKPLSFYREKYGSAFYGINKMYLLMEKQHNRGQDGAGFASIKLDVAPGQRYISRVRSNDSQPIRDIFDQINDRINEAMAERPDYQEDMAALKAGVPYIGELFLGHVRYGTFGKNSIESVHPFLRQNNWMHRNLIVAGNFNMTNVTELFNSLVELGMHPKEMADTVTVMEKIGHFLDDAVADLYQECKNNGLSKREASEVIAQKLDITRILKRASRGWDGGYAMAGLFGHGDAFVFRDPAGIRPAYYYEDDEIVVVASERPVIQTVFNVPFEAVKELGPGNAVIIKKNGTVSEENIITPTIKKACSFERIYFSRGSDAEIYEERKQLGRLVFPAVMDAVEQDIANTVFSYIPNTAETSFFGMTEAAQGFLNKKKNKLILDQHRTLTEAGLMEILAEKVRTEKIAIKDAKLRTFITEDSSRDDLVAHVYDVTYGVIKPTDNLVIIDDSIVRGTTLKMSIIKMMDRLRPKRIVVVSSAPQIRYPDCYGIDMAKLEGLVAFRAALALLKERNLYHIVDEVYHKCKQQENLADAEVTNHVTAIYAPFTDTEISDKIAEMLRPDDIQADVKIIFQTVEDLHRACPKNLGDWYFTGDYPTPGGNRVVNRAFMNFYEGKDARAY, encoded by the coding sequence ATGAGTGACAGCATCAAACACGAATGTGGCATTGCCCTTCTCCGGCTGAAAAAGCCCCTTTCCTTTTACCGCGAGAAATACGGCTCGGCTTTTTATGGCATCAACAAGATGTACCTGTTGATGGAGAAACAGCACAACCGCGGACAAGACGGTGCCGGATTCGCCTCGATCAAGCTTGACGTCGCGCCCGGCCAACGCTATATCAGCCGTGTGCGCTCGAACGACTCGCAACCGATACGCGATATCTTCGACCAGATCAACGACCGTATCAACGAAGCCATGGCGGAACGTCCGGATTATCAGGAAGACATGGCAGCCCTCAAGGCCGGTGTGCCTTATATAGGGGAATTGTTCCTGGGCCACGTGCGCTATGGTACGTTTGGCAAGAACAGCATCGAAAGCGTACACCCGTTCCTGCGGCAAAACAACTGGATGCACCGCAACCTTATCGTCGCCGGTAACTTCAACATGACCAATGTAACCGAGCTGTTCAACAGCCTGGTCGAATTGGGTATGCATCCTAAGGAAATGGCCGACACCGTAACGGTGATGGAGAAAATCGGGCACTTCCTTGACGACGCGGTCGCCGATCTGTACCAGGAATGTAAGAACAACGGTTTGTCGAAACGCGAGGCTTCGGAAGTCATCGCGCAAAAGCTCGACATCACCCGCATCCTGAAACGCGCCTCAAGAGGCTGGGACGGTGGTTATGCGATGGCCGGTCTTTTCGGTCACGGAGATGCCTTCGTTTTCCGGGATCCGGCGGGTATTCGTCCGGCCTACTATTACGAGGATGATGAAATTGTGGTGGTGGCCTCCGAACGTCCGGTCATCCAAACGGTCTTCAACGTGCCGTTTGAGGCGGTGAAGGAACTTGGCCCCGGGAATGCCGTCATCATCAAGAAAAACGGTACGGTATCTGAAGAGAATATCATCACCCCGACCATCAAAAAAGCCTGTTCGTTCGAACGGATTTACTTTTCAAGGGGAAGCGATGCCGAAATCTATGAAGAACGCAAGCAGCTCGGCCGCCTTGTTTTCCCGGCCGTGATGGATGCGGTGGAACAAGACATCGCCAACACCGTTTTCTCGTATATCCCGAACACGGCGGAAACGTCCTTTTTCGGGATGACAGAAGCCGCGCAGGGCTTCCTTAATAAAAAGAAAAACAAGCTCATCCTCGACCAGCACCGCACCCTGACGGAAGCCGGACTCATGGAGATCCTGGCCGAGAAAGTGCGTACGGAGAAGATTGCCATAAAAGATGCCAAGCTGCGCACCTTCATCACCGAAGACAGCAGCCGCGATGACCTTGTCGCGCACGTGTATGATGTGACGTATGGCGTTATCAAACCGACCGATAATCTCGTGATCATCGACGACTCGATTGTGAGGGGCACAACCCTGAAAATGAGTATCATCAAAATGATGGACCGCCTGCGGCCGAAACGCATCGTCGTGGTGTCGTCGGCGCCCCAGATTCGCTATCCCGACTGCTATGGCATCGACATGGCGAAGCTCGAAGGACTCGTGGCCTTCCGGGCGGCATTGGCGTTGTTGAAAGAACGGAACCTGTATCACATCGTCGACGAAGTATACCATAAATGCAAGCAACAGGAAAACCTGGCGGATGCCGAAGTGACCAACCACGTCACCGCCATTTACGCGCCGTTCACAGATACTGAGATTTCCGATAAAATCGCGGAAATGCTCCGTCCGGATGACATCCAGGCAGACGTAAAGATTATCTTCCAGACCGTGGAAGACCTACACCGCGCCTGTCCGAAAAACCTGGGCGATTGGTACTTCACCGGCGACTATCCGACGCCGGGCGGGAACCGGGTGGTCAACCGCGCGTTCATGAATTTCTACGAAGGAAAAGACGCCCGCGCCTATTGA